The Candidatus Woesearchaeota archaeon genome includes a window with the following:
- a CDS encoding OB-fold nucleic acid binding domain-containing protein has product MIKVPYETIVGKIQEKTGLTAGEIEEKIQNKMNQLAGLVSREGAAHIIANEHGVKLFDEETGRLKINSLLPGMRNVEITGRVKDIFEARSFQSGTRTGMVGSFLIADETGGIRIVLWGSQTDKLKELEKGMVVKVQFAYVKDNQGRKEVHLRDNSNIILNPPDEVVGEMQDGNRKAIADLTEQDDNAEVVGIMVQVFDPKFFEVCPHCNRKVKQQNTDKLCDTHGAVTPSFSYVANMVLDDGTATIRTVFFSNQLQRLTNKSHDELQAINSQPIAFETIRQDVLGKTIKILGRVKKNTYTDRIELTANRVVELNPQEEIERLRKIKGVPAPVPAAADDVPDEAMIEDLSKTIDE; this is encoded by the coding sequence ATGATTAAAGTACCGTACGAGACCATTGTCGGAAAAATACAGGAAAAGACGGGCCTCACTGCGGGGGAAATAGAGGAGAAGATACAGAATAAAATGAATCAGCTTGCCGGGCTCGTATCGCGAGAGGGTGCAGCGCACATTATTGCGAACGAGCACGGAGTCAAGCTTTTTGATGAAGAGACGGGCAGGCTGAAAATAAATTCTTTATTGCCCGGCATGCGCAATGTTGAAATAACCGGCAGAGTGAAGGATATTTTTGAAGCTCGAAGTTTCCAGTCAGGGACACGCACTGGCATGGTGGGAAGTTTTCTTATTGCGGATGAAACAGGAGGCATTCGAATTGTGCTCTGGGGCTCACAGACCGACAAACTGAAAGAACTCGAAAAGGGCATGGTCGTGAAAGTGCAATTCGCGTATGTCAAAGATAATCAGGGCAGAAAAGAAGTGCACCTACGCGATAACTCAAATATCATTCTCAATCCACCTGATGAGGTGGTTGGAGAAATGCAGGATGGCAACAGAAAAGCAATCGCTGACTTAACTGAACAGGACGACAATGCCGAAGTCGTCGGTATCATGGTGCAGGTGTTTGACCCGAAATTTTTTGAAGTGTGCCCGCACTGCAACCGCAAGGTCAAGCAGCAAAATACCGACAAACTCTGTGACACCCACGGTGCTGTTACGCCCTCATTTTCGTATGTGGCAAACATGGTGCTTGACGACGGCACGGCAACCATCCGCACGGTTTTTTTCAGCAACCAGCTCCAACGCCTTACGAACAAGAGCCATGATGAGTTACAAGCCATCAACAGCCAGCCCATTGCATTTGAAACAATTCGGCAGGACGTGTTGGGAAAAACAATAAAAATTTTAGGGCGCGTCAAAAAGAATACCTACACTGATAGAATTGAATTGACTGCAAACCGCGTTGTTGAGCTGAACCCGCAGGAAGAGATTGAGCGCTTGAGAAAAATAAAAGGAGTGCCTGCTCCGGTACCGGCTGCTGCTGATGATGTTCCGGATGAGGCAATGATTGAAGATTTGAGCAAGACGATTGATGAATAA